One window from the genome of Corynebacterium sp. SCR221107 encodes:
- a CDS encoding TIGR04028 family ABC transporter substrate-binding protein, which produces MKLMPIIGILATAGLLAGCSASAQPAEADNTLVYLQPNTFTSLYPPAAGYYPNGGVVNQITDRLLYQDPETLELQPWIATALPEINADATEYTFDIRTDVTYSDGTPLTAENVVKNFDLYGKGDKSRTLTVSEQINNYDFGEVVDEDTVRFHFTAPSPGFAQATSSYNAGLLSDATLGLSNEGFAPGKATQIIGSGPFVIAEEKLGTELLIKAREDYDWAPPSLEHQGRAYLDGVRYILAQEESVRVGGLVAGQADIARQIEAPVERHLTDQGLTVASAPTNGVNNHLSFRFGHPLLQDIRVRQALIHGIDREEIIRTLFSDSYPLATSILASTALGYVDQGDAYTYDQELSSSLLDEAGWTERGADGIRIKDGQRLSLNVNEALPQPRSREVITKIQEQLARIGVEITLNPGDQATQTADSADLNKVQIRHSMVGRADLDVIKSKFAVDNRNALRNTDPETGQPFDTKLEALLNTVASSPSQEARLKAVADVQAYLTEQAYVLPLFEEPQVYGLQPYVHGFETESIGRPWFYNTSLEEK; this is translated from the coding sequence ATGAAGCTCATGCCCATCATCGGCATCCTGGCAACAGCTGGGCTGCTAGCCGGTTGCAGCGCAAGTGCCCAACCCGCCGAGGCCGATAACACGCTGGTTTACCTTCAGCCGAACACCTTTACCTCCTTATATCCGCCTGCGGCGGGCTATTATCCCAACGGAGGCGTGGTCAACCAGATCACCGACCGCCTCCTGTACCAGGATCCGGAAACGCTGGAGCTTCAGCCGTGGATCGCCACCGCGCTCCCGGAAATCAACGCCGATGCCACCGAGTACACCTTCGACATCCGCACGGACGTCACCTATTCCGACGGCACCCCCCTGACTGCAGAAAACGTGGTGAAGAACTTCGATCTGTACGGCAAAGGCGACAAGTCACGCACGTTGACGGTAAGCGAGCAGATTAACAACTACGACTTTGGCGAGGTCGTCGACGAGGACACTGTCCGCTTCCATTTCACCGCCCCCAGCCCCGGCTTCGCGCAGGCAACCAGCTCCTACAATGCTGGTTTGCTTTCCGACGCCACCTTAGGCCTCAGCAACGAGGGCTTCGCGCCCGGCAAGGCCACCCAGATTATCGGGTCGGGCCCGTTCGTCATTGCCGAGGAAAAGCTCGGCACCGAGCTTCTCATCAAGGCCCGCGAGGATTATGACTGGGCCCCGCCCTCACTGGAGCACCAAGGCCGCGCCTACCTCGACGGCGTGCGCTATATCCTCGCCCAGGAAGAATCAGTGCGCGTCGGCGGGCTGGTGGCAGGTCAGGCTGACATCGCCCGCCAGATCGAGGCACCAGTAGAGCGACACCTCACCGACCAAGGCCTCACCGTGGCCTCGGCTCCCACCAACGGTGTCAACAACCACCTCTCCTTCCGCTTCGGACACCCACTTCTTCAGGACATCCGCGTGCGCCAGGCACTTATCCACGGCATCGACCGCGAGGAGATCATCCGAACCCTGTTCTCCGACTCTTATCCGCTAGCCACCTCGATCCTCGCATCGACGGCCTTGGGCTATGTCGATCAGGGCGATGCCTACACCTACGACCAGGAGCTTTCCTCCTCATTGCTCGACGAGGCAGGCTGGACCGAGCGCGGCGCCGACGGCATCCGCATCAAGGACGGTCAGCGCCTAAGCCTTAATGTGAACGAGGCACTTCCGCAGCCTCGATCGCGGGAGGTCATCACCAAGATCCAGGAGCAGCTCGCGCGCATCGGCGTGGAGATCACGCTCAACCCCGGCGACCAAGCCACCCAGACTGCGGATTCCGCGGATCTTAACAAGGTCCAGATCCGCCACTCGATGGTGGGACGCGCCGACCTGGATGTGATCAAGTCCAAGTTCGCCGTGGACAACCGCAACGCGCTGCGTAATACCGACCCGGAGACCGGGCAGCCTTTCGACACCAAGCTGGAGGCGCTGTTGAACACTGTTGCTTCCTCCCCCAGCCAGGAGGCGCGGCTCAAGGCGGTCGCGGACGTGCAGGCCTACCTCACCGAGCAGGCCTACGTGCTCCCTCTATTTGAGGAACCACAGGTCTACGGCCTGCAGCCGTATGTCCACGGCTTCGAAACCGAGTCCATTGGTCGTCCTTGGTTCTACAACACGTCATTGGAGGAGAAGTAA
- a CDS encoding FAD/NAD(P)-binding protein: MGPRGVSIIERIAAQEIDPPVQLVLIDDAQIGAGRVWDTAQTHLLCMNTLAGAVTLFTEPGATVEAPVLEGPTMYEWIQAIRGESIPAPKAALVARYPISVDSSFTAEIAATRPESNPSRALYGAYIRWVYQVALGQLPDTVTVAEYNARALSIRQSPSAPNADVITLSDGQEITAHATVMATGWQRPQLEDNSEFGLWVAPDNPVEQDLSRIPAGEEVLVRGLGMGFFDVMALLSVGRGGRFIDDPHARSGLRYEPSGQEPKLAVTSGRGYPYLPKSEYHSLPPAATLSRLKSVVNALSGQSGIDFNAQVWPAIAADSFEAYYRTLHRVDPGAITGSIEELVAAIDTVCGPLGSTNRGVDAAGALPASTSVVDAVDLALEEAVAEFVPDPKDRFSLRMWKDPLAGLREDTTALTARIADALARDISAAVAARDSALKAGLWEVSAARKPAWILGSEGRYSYESRSDGFNAFMAFGGMVGSGPPLFRTRQLLALVDAGLVTFLGARPQLVANSEGFQITTATTGEPVSSPVLIDAWMRDPDVRTPADPLALSLGDRQRPFGEIAADGTAIPTASPEVVPSTRQLVRRDGTPDPRLHLVGIPTHAQLPDTTISPMPGTDPLMLQETDKVARHLIEVIGG, encoded by the coding sequence ATGGGTCCGCGGGGCGTATCCATCATTGAGCGCATCGCTGCGCAAGAAATAGACCCTCCAGTGCAGCTTGTCTTGATCGATGACGCACAAATCGGTGCGGGCAGGGTCTGGGACACCGCGCAAACCCACCTTTTGTGCATGAACACTCTCGCCGGGGCGGTCACCCTTTTCACCGAGCCCGGCGCTACAGTTGAGGCACCGGTTCTCGAAGGTCCCACCATGTACGAGTGGATCCAGGCCATCCGTGGCGAGTCCATCCCCGCGCCCAAGGCCGCGTTGGTTGCGCGGTACCCGATCTCCGTCGACTCCTCCTTCACAGCCGAAATCGCGGCCACCCGCCCGGAATCCAACCCCAGCCGTGCGCTATATGGCGCCTATATTCGCTGGGTGTACCAGGTCGCTCTCGGCCAGCTCCCCGACACCGTCACGGTCGCCGAGTACAACGCCCGCGCATTAAGCATCCGGCAGTCACCGTCTGCGCCGAACGCCGATGTGATTACGCTTTCCGACGGCCAGGAGATCACTGCCCATGCCACCGTCATGGCCACCGGCTGGCAGCGCCCACAGCTGGAGGACAACAGCGAGTTCGGCCTGTGGGTCGCTCCCGATAACCCGGTGGAACAAGACCTCTCCCGGATCCCAGCGGGTGAAGAAGTTCTCGTGCGTGGGCTTGGGATGGGCTTCTTTGACGTCATGGCGCTGCTGAGCGTGGGCCGTGGCGGACGCTTCATCGACGATCCCCACGCCCGCTCAGGGTTGCGCTATGAGCCCTCCGGCCAGGAGCCGAAGCTGGCGGTGACCTCTGGGCGCGGCTATCCGTACCTGCCGAAGAGCGAATATCACTCATTGCCGCCAGCGGCCACCCTGTCCCGGTTGAAGTCGGTGGTCAACGCCTTGTCCGGGCAATCCGGCATCGACTTCAATGCCCAGGTGTGGCCGGCGATCGCCGCCGACTCCTTTGAGGCCTACTATCGCACGCTGCACAGGGTCGACCCCGGGGCGATCACCGGCAGCATCGAGGAACTGGTAGCTGCCATCGATACCGTCTGCGGGCCGTTGGGCAGTACCAACCGCGGCGTTGACGCAGCTGGCGCTCTCCCTGCCTCAACCAGCGTGGTCGACGCCGTGGATCTCGCGCTCGAAGAGGCCGTGGCCGAATTCGTGCCCGATCCCAAAGACCGCTTTAGCCTGCGCATGTGGAAAGATCCGCTGGCCGGGCTGCGCGAAGACACAACAGCATTAACCGCGCGCATCGCCGATGCCTTAGCCCGCGACATCTCTGCGGCCGTTGCTGCCCGTGACTCGGCCTTAAAGGCCGGGCTGTGGGAGGTTTCTGCTGCCCGCAAACCTGCCTGGATCTTGGGCTCGGAGGGCCGCTATTCCTACGAGTCGCGCAGCGATGGCTTCAACGCGTTCATGGCCTTCGGCGGCATGGTTGGCTCCGGGCCGCCGCTGTTTCGCACTCGCCAACTCTTAGCGCTTGTCGATGCCGGTCTGGTGACCTTCTTGGGGGCGCGTCCACAACTTGTGGCGAACTCGGAGGGTTTTCAGATCACCACCGCCACGACGGGTGAGCCGGTATCCTCACCGGTGCTCATCGATGCCTGGATGCGCGATCCCGACGTGCGTACCCCGGCCGATCCCCTTGCGTTGTCCCTCGGCGATCGCCAGCGCCCCTTCGGCGAAATCGCAGCCGATGGCACCGCAATCCCCACCGCCTCGCCTGAGGTGGTGCCGTCCACCCGGCAGCTTGTGCGCCGCGACGGCACCCCGGACCCGCGACTGCACCTAGTGGGTATTCCCACGCACGCTCAGTTGCCGGACACCACCATCTCGCCGATGCCAGGCACCGATCCCTTGATGCTGCAAGAAACCGACAAGGTGGCCCGCCACCTCATCGAGGTCATCGGCGGTTAA
- a CDS encoding DUF4190 domain-containing protein: MTNPYDPKKPGFQADDATAEFGYYGLGNTDQLQANGAAQANGYGSSAGGSGAGYGSGSYGAGYSAVGNGGGYGGGNYGGNYGGGGNPLPPQQATNSLAVWALVSSFFVPLLGIILGHISLGQIKRTGQGGRGMALAGTVLGYVFTVLGLVAIALFFSVGMAVDKGIESLESTKNQPSAVYSSPAIPEENSVTDVLGDPNAALAAPSDSEIDALLGEFNSTGGDIPTPKVSDQNCAAAFDYMDVLVTDPTLDQLETTPESLRAQARWLSDFANRIEEPDVREEILAVAAVYETGEIDASFDPVRAGAVAMVPVDLATDCMAAGNRG; the protein is encoded by the coding sequence ATGACCAACCCCTATGATCCGAAAAAGCCTGGATTCCAAGCTGACGATGCAACCGCCGAATTTGGGTACTACGGCTTGGGGAATACAGATCAGCTCCAAGCCAACGGCGCAGCACAAGCCAATGGCTATGGGTCAAGCGCTGGTGGAAGCGGCGCTGGCTACGGCAGCGGTAGCTATGGTGCTGGCTACAGCGCTGTAGGCAACGGCGGTGGCTACGGTGGCGGCAATTATGGCGGGAACTATGGCGGCGGTGGAAACCCGTTGCCACCGCAGCAGGCGACGAATTCGCTTGCCGTTTGGGCATTGGTGTCGTCGTTTTTCGTCCCGCTGCTGGGAATCATCCTGGGGCATATCTCCCTAGGGCAGATCAAGCGCACCGGGCAGGGCGGGCGCGGGATGGCGCTGGCGGGCACCGTCTTGGGCTACGTCTTCACCGTCCTTGGGCTGGTCGCGATTGCTTTGTTTTTCAGCGTCGGCATGGCCGTAGACAAGGGAATTGAAAGCTTGGAATCTACCAAAAACCAACCCAGCGCGGTGTATAGCTCCCCGGCAATCCCAGAGGAAAACTCTGTCACCGACGTATTGGGTGACCCCAACGCAGCGCTGGCGGCGCCAAGCGATAGCGAGATCGACGCCCTTTTGGGTGAGTTCAATTCCACAGGGGGTGACATTCCAACGCCGAAGGTCAGTGATCAAAACTGTGCTGCGGCTTTCGATTACATGGATGTCCTGGTTACTGACCCGACGCTTGATCAACTGGAGACAACCCCGGAATCCCTGCGCGCCCAGGCGCGTTGGCTAAGCGATTTCGCCAATCGCATCGAGGAGCCCGACGTGCGCGAGGAAATCCTTGCCGTGGCCGCCGTCTACGAAACCGGTGAGATTGACGCAAGCTTCGATCCGGTGCGGGCCGGCGCGGTGGCCATGGTGCCGGTAGACCTTGCTACCGACTGTATGGCAGCAGGTAACCGAGGGTAG
- a CDS encoding DUF4190 domain-containing protein → MCDGGGDGDGDDDGWGFFDIGGGTGGDSFEGGAASESWRPSPPTNSMAIAAAISVWFVPFLGIIFGHLALVQMKKRRESEMVFAIFGLLAGYAFTAFFIGVVLVFGSLITGLVAAPEPSAVSGY, encoded by the coding sequence ATGTGCGACGGTGGTGGCGACGGCGACGGTGATGACGATGGCTGGGGATTCTTCGACATCGGTGGCGGTACCGGCGGGGACTCTTTTGAAGGAGGCGCGGCCTCAGAAAGTTGGCGGCCCTCTCCGCCCACCAATTCGATGGCCATCGCCGCAGCCATCTCGGTCTGGTTCGTCCCCTTTCTTGGGATCATCTTTGGGCACCTTGCGCTGGTTCAGATGAAGAAACGGCGTGAATCTGAAATGGTTTTCGCAATTTTCGGACTCTTGGCGGGATACGCATTCACGGCCTTTTTCATCGGCGTCGTGTTGGTATTTGGGTCACTGATCACAGGCTTGGTCGCTGCACCCGAGCCGAGCGCTGTTTCTGGTTATTGA